The Lentisphaera araneosa HTCC2155 genome includes the window AAGGTCACGGCTTGCCTTATAAATTTCGTTTCGTGGTCCCACAGGTGTAATAATTCCGGCATCAGTCAATTGAGTAAGGATTTTGTGACCAAGCAAAACAGGGACGCGCAATTCTTGTAGGCGGATATGAGCCTCCCAAGCATCACCAGTTAAGAATTTCCTAGATATAGAAATAGAGATAACAATTGCAGCGTTAAAAAGATCTTCGCCTTTTAATAGAGAGGATTCATCTTCCTCTTCATAGGTGGCATGATTTTGTAAGGCGAAACAAAGTTGTGCTCCAAGAAGGATGATTAACCAAGCAATAAATAACCACACCAAGAAAAATGGGATAACAGCAAAAGTCCCATAGAGAGGATAGGAAGAAACCCCGATTTGTAGGTTTACATAGATATATTGCGTGAGTGACCAACCAATGGTGACTAAAAAGCTAGCAATGAAGGCAGGTCGAAAATTAACTTTGGTATTGGGTAGGAAGCGATAGAGAAATGTGAAACCAAAAGCAATAATGAGCGGACTGATGATTTTTACCAAAAGGCTATAAAATTCAAAAATGCCCTCGCCTAAAAAGAGATTAGTCGTGAGGTACTCTTGAACCTTATTACTAGAGAGGAAGGCATTAGCCGAAGCGGTTGCGATGAGAATGGGGGGGAGCGTGACAAAGATAAAGAGGTACTCTTTAACCTTGGTCATTAAATCACGATTCTTTTTAATTCCCCAAATCATATTAAATGAGTGTTCAATTTTACTCATCATACTAATGGCAGTGAACATTGAGATGGCGATACCCACAAGCCCTACAGCCTTTAAGTTGGCTTGGTCAATAAGTGTGAAAACTTGAAGCAGGATATCTCGAATTTGTTCGGGAAGCTCACCAAAGAAAAATTCTTGTTGATCCTTAATCATATCAGCCAAGCCCATGGCTTTGGAGAAGGCAAAAACAAAAGCTAAAGTTGGGAGCATTGATAATACGGTAATGTTGGTCAATGCAGAAGCTTGTAGAGGAAGGTTGTTTTTGTTAAAGTCATTAATGAGGACTTTGAGGCTCCTCAAAGCAATGATCTTAACTTTTTGTGGGTATTTTAGATCTTCAACGTCAGCTTCCCAGATGCCTGAAAAGATTTTGTCGTGGATGTTTTTTAATGTTTTTATCATGACTTATGCGCTTGTAGAAAAGTTACCTCATATCGAGCTTCTAATATATTGTCTCTTTTAAGTTTTTCGCACTCTTTGATAAGTTTCCTCAGTTGTCCAGGATTTAATTGTTCTTCTTCGACGTTGGCACCAATGCGGTGAATCTTCTTGAAAAAGTCGATAGATGATTCAAAACTTTCAGAAAAAGGGAGCGTGAACTTGTTAACTTTATTAAAATAGTGCTCAGCAGAAGTTCTTAATGATTTTGCATCGCGATAATTTAAGCCTTTATAATCCATTTCGGCTGCCTCGAAGGCTTTAGGTAAAAAACTTAGTGTTCCCATTGTGGGGGTCGCAATGAGTAGGGTCGCATTTGGATTTGCGAGTTCCGCCACTTTTTGCATCCAAAGATTCCAGTCAGGAACCCATTGAATAGCCATGCTAGTAATAATTAAATCAAAACCTTGATCATCATTAGGGAGTTCACAGATTTGATATTGAGCTTTATTTCCAAGTTTTTCTTTTGCTACTTCAATCATTTGAAGAGCAGGGTCACATATGTAGAATTCGCTATAGGGAAAGATTCCCATGAGTTGCTGGCTTATATAAGCTGTGCCGGCCCCGATTTCCAAAATGCGTTTAGGTGCTGTTTCTTTGGGGATTTCTTGGATGAGAGTGTTGGCGATACGTCTTTGTATGTGTGCGTACTGATCATAATCTGCAGCGTGATTGTTAAAGTGACCTCTAGACATTATTCACCTCTAGAAATTTTTTAATCGTCTCTTGAGCTTCTGTTGATTGACTTAAATCATGCTTTTCTCCAATGAAGCAATGTTGTTCAGCATTTGGGAAGCGTCTAGAGAGCTGCAAAGCAACTTTTGGGTAAAGAATGCGGTCTTTTTGTCCTCTAAGTAAAAGCATGGGTTTTTTACAAGAATCCACTTGAGTTCTTTTCGTTTTTAGGATATCGAGTCCTTTTAATAAGATCTCTTTATTATAGTACTCATTCTTACGAAAAGAGCTCCCAGCTAAAGTTTGAAAGCTTTCGATAAGTTTTGCGGGGTTCGCAATTAAGGCTGAGCCCATTTGTGAGACTTTCTCGACGAGTTTACTATCTTTGTTATCTTGACCACAAAAAGAAGTGAAGCCGCTTAAGACGATGGCCCCTTTGCAGAACTTTGACGACAAAACTTCATCGAGGTAAAGACTACCCATTGAGTAAGCTAGGAAAATGAAGTCTTCATTCATTTCACCTGCTAAAAAAACTTTTGGATCAGTGTTGTCAGAGGAATAAAATCCCCAATCAAAACATTTGACATTTTCTAAAAAATTAAAGTATTGCTTGTCACAAGCCCAGCCGGGAATAGCGATGAGTTTCATGTTCGCAGGGCTTTTACAAGAATTCTAATTTGTTCGATATAAAAGGGCCAAAGCAAGAACCATGACCAAACGAAAATGGCGATGAAGGGAGCAAAGGGGATGGCACGTTGAGTCATCTTAGCTTCCTTTTTACTGATCATGAGGTAGATCATGCCAAATAAACTCGCAAACCCTAAGGAAACTAAAGCACCTTGGATTCCCACGAAGGCGGCACATAAAGTAATGAGGCTTAAATCACCGCCTCCAATGACAGCACTTGGGAAAGTCAGTTTATTAATAAAGATTTTTTGTTCTTCATCAATTTTGTAATCTAAGCCATCTTTTGTGGCAAAGCCTTTTCTATTGACTTCGACAACTTGATTTTCGCAGGTGAAAAAGCGAATTTTTTCATCTTTCTCACTAAGGATCTCTGTCCAAGCCAGAGCTTCATCATCTTCAGCTTGGCAATTATCTTTTCGAAGGCGGACTTGTACGGGTGGGTCACATTCAATGGTATGAGAGCCAAAAACTTTACGCCCCAGTTTTGCACAGAGAAACATAAAGCTATAGGCAATGCTGACATTGAATAGGCAGTGAAATAAAGAGCGCAACCTAGGATTGAAGCCATTTAGGGCGGAATAAACAGGTTGAGTTTCAAATAATTTATGATCGTGACCCAAAAGTTGGCTTTCAGGAAAGGCTAAGGCCAGGATGAAAGCCGTTGCTAAACCAAAATAAACGAGTTGAATGGGGATGGTGCGTGTTTCAATGTCAGTCAAACTAGCTGCTACTAATATGGAAGTCGCAATGAGAGCGAGTAAGGTTTGGCTCAGAGGAAGGTCGTAGTGGCGACCTGCATACATGACGGCGAGCCACATCAAACCAGTGACGGCTTCGATGACGAGGTAGCGAGGTGAAATTGAAACCTTACAAGCTCGACATTTACCTTTAAGTACGAGCCAACCTAGGATAGGGACATTGTCGTAGAGTTTAATTTCTGTTTTACACATGGGGCAGTGTGAGCCAGGAACACTCAAACTCATACCCAACGGTAGCCGCCATATAACAACATTAAGGAAGCTGCCGACACAGCAACCTACAACAAAGGTGAAAAATGCTCCTACAAAAAAGAAGTGATCGTAGAAGAGGTTGGTGAGTTGTTGCTCAATCATGTGGATAGGCTGCCGAAGTTAGGCTTTCGCGCATGAGTTCAACGGGGGCTTCTTGCTGAGTCCACATTTCCCAAGATTTCACTCCTTGGTGTAAAAGCATACCTAAGCCACCAGCTGTTTTACACCCGGCTTTTTTAGCTGCAACTTGAAAGGGTGTCTCTTTATAAATCATATCCATAACTAATATAGAGGGGACAAGCAAGTTGCTGGGGAAGGGGGAGGGATCACCATCTTTTAGGCCA containing:
- a CDS encoding methyltransferase domain-containing protein produces the protein MSRGHFNNHAADYDQYAHIQRRIANTLIQEIPKETAPKRILEIGAGTAYISQQLMGIFPYSEFYICDPALQMIEVAKEKLGNKAQYQICELPNDDQGFDLIITSMAIQWVPDWNLWMQKVAELANPNATLLIATPTMGTLSFLPKAFEAAEMDYKGLNYRDAKSLRTSAEHYFNKVNKFTLPFSESFESSIDFFKKIHRIGANVEEEQLNPGQLRKLIKECEKLKRDNILEARYEVTFLQAHKS
- a CDS encoding YihY/virulence factor BrkB family protein, producing the protein MIKTLKNIHDKIFSGIWEADVEDLKYPQKVKIIALRSLKVLINDFNKNNLPLQASALTNITVLSMLPTLAFVFAFSKAMGLADMIKDQQEFFFGELPEQIRDILLQVFTLIDQANLKAVGLVGIAISMFTAISMMSKIEHSFNMIWGIKKNRDLMTKVKEYLFIFVTLPPILIATASANAFLSSNKVQEYLTTNLFLGEGIFEFYSLLVKIISPLIIAFGFTFLYRFLPNTKVNFRPAFIASFLVTIGWSLTQYIYVNLQIGVSSYPLYGTFAVIPFFLVWLFIAWLIILLGAQLCFALQNHATYEEEDESSLLKGEDLFNAAIVISISISRKFLTGDAWEAHIRLQELRVPVLLGHKILTQLTDAGIITPVGPRNEIYKASRDLHNITLLDIHNAVMGSGEKNFSLNSDSELGIKEKNINFETYQSKLSETNIYSLLKPNND
- a CDS encoding prepilin peptidase, with amino-acid sequence MIEQQLTNLFYDHFFFVGAFFTFVVGCCVGSFLNVVIWRLPLGMSLSVPGSHCPMCKTEIKLYDNVPILGWLVLKGKCRACKVSISPRYLVIEAVTGLMWLAVMYAGRHYDLPLSQTLLALIATSILVAASLTDIETRTIPIQLVYFGLATAFILALAFPESQLLGHDHKLFETQPVYSALNGFNPRLRSLFHCLFNVSIAYSFMFLCAKLGRKVFGSHTIECDPPVQVRLRKDNCQAEDDEALAWTEILSEKDEKIRFFTCENQVVEVNRKGFATKDGLDYKIDEEQKIFINKLTFPSAVIGGGDLSLITLCAAFVGIQGALVSLGFASLFGMIYLMISKKEAKMTQRAIPFAPFIAIFVWSWFLLWPFYIEQIRILVKALRT
- a CDS encoding alpha/beta fold hydrolase; translated protein: MKLIAIPGWACDKQYFNFLENVKCFDWGFYSSDNTDPKVFLAGEMNEDFIFLAYSMGSLYLDEVLSSKFCKGAIVLSGFTSFCGQDNKDSKLVEKVSQMGSALIANPAKLIESFQTLAGSSFRKNEYYNKEILLKGLDILKTKRTQVDSCKKPMLLLRGQKDRILYPKVALQLSRRFPNAEQHCFIGEKHDLSQSTEAQETIKKFLEVNNV